Proteins found in one Pseudomonadota bacterium genomic segment:
- a CDS encoding MlaD family protein yields the protein MASKKPVFTVGIFIIVGIIVGVSTVVWVGASKYFQKGTIYVTYFDESVQGLQIDSKVKYQGVDIGWVTKIGVAPDNKLVEVIMKINFKGDLEHNSVAKLEMAGITGMVFVGLERLKAAQVKLTPRIDFKPDYPVIPSMPSEIQQIFTGIHAVVEKAKQIDFKGISDQIKATSKAIENLTGDNKIKSIMSSMTNVATNLENTSRTIDNLVDKGGKIDDILVEARGAISDARKVISRVDGEIEAMKISETTGKANQLINNITRRTQVISNEIQSTSENLRRASETLDNLLDRLHADPSDIIFSNPPAGK from the coding sequence ATGGCAAGTAAGAAACCTGTTTTCACTGTCGGCATTTTTATTATTGTAGGCATTATTGTGGGTGTAAGCACGGTAGTGTGGGTAGGCGCTTCCAAATATTTTCAGAAAGGCACTATTTATGTGACATACTTTGACGAGTCGGTTCAAGGACTACAGATTGATTCAAAGGTCAAATACCAGGGCGTTGATATAGGCTGGGTGACAAAGATAGGGGTTGCACCGGACAATAAGCTTGTCGAAGTAATTATGAAGATTAATTTTAAGGGTGATCTGGAGCACAATTCTGTTGCAAAACTTGAAATGGCAGGCATAACAGGTATGGTTTTCGTCGGGCTCGAGAGACTGAAAGCTGCACAGGTGAAGTTAACACCGAGAATAGATTTCAAGCCTGACTATCCTGTGATACCTTCAATGCCTTCGGAGATCCAGCAGATATTTACCGGTATACATGCAGTGGTCGAAAAGGCAAAGCAGATTGATTTCAAAGGCATTTCAGACCAGATAAAGGCTACCTCAAAGGCTATAGAGAACTTAACAGGCGATAATAAAATAAAAAGTATTATGTCAAGCATGACGAATGTGGCCACCAATCTGGAGAACACATCCAGGACAATTGATAATCTGGTGGACAAAGGCGGCAAGATAGATGATATTCTTGTTGAAGCAAGAGGTGCTATTTCCGATGCAAGGAAAGTAATTTCCAGGGTAGACGGAGAAATAGAAGCAATGAAAATTTCCGAAACCACAGGAAAAGCAAATCAGCTAATAAATAATATAACAAGAAGAACACAGGTGATATCAAATGAAATTCAATCTACCAGCGAGAACTTAAGGCGTGCTTCGGAGACCCTTGATAACTTGCTGGACAGATTGCACGCCGACCCGTCAGATATAATTTTCAGCAATCCGCCGGCGGGGAAGTGA